From the Acidovorax carolinensis genome, one window contains:
- a CDS encoding LemA family protein: protein MWSSPLIWIAIAIALFWAVGAYNRLVRLRSAVVQAFGSLDAHLIRWLAMLGEFDAAQVTAGVLDREAHSTLQGSTTQLTASLAVARARPLQGDAVAALSAACAVLDAVWLNLQPGGDTDDAIRKMAPWRARWDELHKHNEQAAQLFNEAVLQYNAAIRQFPAALVAWVFGFTPARALSIAREGNS, encoded by the coding sequence ATGTGGTCATCGCCGCTCATCTGGATAGCCATTGCGATTGCTCTGTTCTGGGCCGTCGGTGCCTACAACCGCCTCGTGCGCCTGCGCTCGGCCGTGGTTCAGGCATTTGGCAGTCTGGATGCCCACCTGATCCGGTGGCTTGCCATGCTGGGCGAATTTGACGCTGCGCAGGTTACCGCTGGCGTCCTGGATCGCGAGGCGCACAGCACCCTGCAAGGGTCCACAACGCAGTTGACGGCGTCGCTGGCAGTGGCGCGGGCTCGCCCGCTGCAGGGGGACGCCGTGGCCGCGCTGTCCGCTGCGTGCGCGGTTCTGGATGCCGTGTGGCTGAACCTTCAGCCGGGTGGAGATACCGATGACGCCATCCGCAAGATGGCGCCCTGGCGCGCGCGCTGGGACGAATTGCACAAACACAATGAACAGGCTGCACAGCTCTTCAATGAAGCGGTGCTTCAATACAACGCTGCGATCAGGCAGTTTCCGGCAGCGCTGGTGGCCTGGGTGTTCGGTTTCACACCAGCGCGTGCGCTGTCCATCGCGCGAGAAGGCAATTCATGA
- a CDS encoding DUF4390 domain-containing protein has translation MARLVFVWVMAWVLVLAWPGSAQAQSPASEVANLRVERADDGVYLSATLQFALPELAEDALYKGIPMFFVAEAQVLRERWYWSDRQVAAATRHMRLSYQPLTRRWRLSTSTSPISNTGLGVVLGQNFDDLRDAVSAMQRISHWKIADAGEVDTDALHMVNFRFRLDMSQLPRPLQIGAVGSAGWSLAVTRNQRLLPEVAR, from the coding sequence ATGGCTCGCCTCGTCTTCGTGTGGGTGATGGCATGGGTGCTGGTGCTGGCTTGGCCGGGCTCGGCACAGGCGCAATCGCCTGCCAGCGAAGTGGCGAATCTGCGCGTGGAACGGGCCGACGATGGCGTGTATCTGAGCGCCACCCTGCAATTTGCACTGCCCGAGTTGGCCGAAGACGCCCTCTACAAGGGCATTCCCATGTTTTTTGTGGCCGAAGCCCAGGTGCTGCGCGAGCGCTGGTACTGGTCAGACCGCCAGGTGGCCGCCGCTACCCGCCACATGCGCCTGAGTTATCAGCCGCTGACACGCCGTTGGCGCCTGAGCACGTCGACCTCGCCGATCTCCAACACCGGCCTGGGGGTGGTACTGGGTCAGAACTTCGATGACCTGCGCGACGCAGTGTCTGCCATGCAACGAATTTCGCACTGGAAGATTGCGGATGCCGGTGAGGTCGATACCGATGCTTTGCATATGGTGAATTTCCGTTTCCGTCTCGACATGTCCCAGTTGCCCCGCCCGCTTCAGATTGGTGCGGTCGGCAGCGCGGGCTGGAGCCTGGCGGTCACACGCAACCAGCGGCTGCTGCCGGAGGTCGCGCGGTGA
- the rpoC gene encoding DNA-directed RNA polymerase subunit beta', whose translation MKSLLDLFKQFTPDEHFDAIRIGMASPEKIRSWSFGEVKKPETINYRTFKPERDGLFCAKIFGPIKDYECLCGKYKRLKHRGVICEKCGVEVTQTKVRRERMGHIDLAAPCAHIWFLKSLPSRLGLVLDMTLRDIERVLYFEAYVVTDPGMTPLKKFSIMSEDDYDAKRKEYGDEFIAKMGAEGIKDLLESIDIDLSIERLRGDLTGSEVKVKKNAKRLKVLEAFKKSGIKPEWMVLEVLPVLPPDLRPLVPLDGGRFATSDLNDLYRRVINRNSRLRRLLELKAPEIIARNEKRMLQEAVDSLLDNGRRGKAMTGANKRALKSLADMIKGKSGRFRQNLLGKRVDYSGRSVITVGPTLKLHQCGLPKLMALELFKPFIFSRLEAMGIATTIKAAKKEVESGTPVVWDILEEVIKEHPVMLNRAPTLHRLGIQAFEPILIEGKAIQLHPLVCAAFNADFDGDQMAVHVPLSVEAQMEARTLMLASNNVLFPASGEPSIVPSQDVVLGLYYATRDRINGKGEGLVFADTGEVQRALDAGEVELAAKITVRMTEWTKTKETGEFVPSTSLVETTAGRALLSEILPKGLPFSNMNKALKKKEISKLINVSFRKCGLKETVVFADKLLQNGFRLATRAGISIAIDDMLVPPQKAGIIERSEKEVKEIEQQYVSGLVTAGERYNKVVDIWGKAGDEVSKVMMAQLSKQKVMDRHGNEVDQESFNSIYMMADSGARGSAAQIRQVAGMRGLMAKPDGSIIETPITANFREGLNVLEYFISTHGARKGLADTALKTANSGYLTRRLVDVTQDLVVTEEDCGTGNGSLMRAIVEGGEVIESLRERILGRTAAEDVLHPENRSVLVQAGVMLDEDLIEELEAAGVDEVKVRTALTCETRYGLCAKCYGRDLGRGGLINLGEAVGVIAAQSIGEPGTQLTMRTFHIGGAASRAAIASSVEAKSNGVIGFNATMRYVSNTKGELVVIARSGEIIIHDEHGRERERHKVPYGATLTVKADQQIKAGTILANWDPLTRPIITEFAGQTKFENVEEGLTVAKQVDEVTGLSTLVVIDPKRRGAAKVVRPQVKLIDAQGNEVKIPGTDHSVTIGFQVGALIQVRDGQDVGPGEVLARIPVEGQKTRDITGGLPRVAELFEARTPKDKGTLAEMTGTVSFGKETKGKVRLQITDPEGHVFEELVPKEKNILVHEGQVVNKGESIVDGPADPQDILRLLGIEELSRYIVDEVQDVYRLQGVKINDKHIEVIVRQMLRRVVVENIGESSYIGGEQVERSEILNTNDALQAAGKIPATYSNLLLGITKASLSTDSFISAASFQETTRVLTEAAIMGKRDELRGLKENVIVGRLIPAGTGMAYHQARKAKDAMDDAERRAIAEAEAAEMEASAEASVTEGAAPDAAAD comes from the coding sequence ATGAAATCGCTACTCGACCTGTTCAAGCAATTCACGCCGGATGAGCACTTCGATGCCATCCGCATCGGCATGGCCTCGCCCGAAAAGATCCGTTCGTGGTCTTTCGGCGAAGTGAAGAAGCCCGAGACCATCAACTACCGCACGTTCAAACCTGAGCGCGACGGCCTGTTCTGCGCCAAGATTTTTGGTCCCATCAAGGACTACGAATGCCTGTGCGGCAAGTACAAGCGCCTCAAGCACCGCGGTGTGATCTGCGAGAAGTGCGGCGTTGAAGTCACGCAGACCAAGGTGCGTCGCGAACGCATGGGTCACATTGATCTGGCCGCGCCCTGCGCTCACATCTGGTTCCTGAAGTCGCTGCCATCGCGTCTGGGCCTGGTGCTCGACATGACGCTGCGCGACATCGAACGCGTGCTGTACTTTGAAGCGTACGTGGTGACCGACCCTGGCATGACCCCGCTGAAGAAGTTCAGCATCATGTCCGAGGACGACTACGACGCCAAGCGCAAGGAATACGGCGACGAATTCATCGCCAAGATGGGCGCCGAAGGCATCAAGGACCTGCTGGAATCCATCGACATCGACCTGTCGATCGAGCGTCTGCGTGGCGACTTGACCGGCTCTGAAGTCAAGGTCAAGAAGAATGCCAAGCGCCTGAAGGTGCTGGAAGCGTTCAAGAAGTCGGGCATCAAGCCCGAGTGGATGGTGCTCGAAGTGCTGCCCGTGCTGCCACCGGACCTGCGTCCACTGGTGCCGCTGGACGGCGGCCGCTTCGCGACCTCCGACCTGAACGACCTGTACCGCCGCGTCATCAACCGCAACAGCCGTCTGCGCCGCCTGCTGGAGCTGAAGGCCCCTGAAATCATCGCCCGCAACGAAAAGCGGATGCTGCAGGAAGCTGTGGATTCGCTGCTGGACAACGGCCGCCGTGGCAAGGCCATGACGGGTGCCAACAAGCGTGCGCTCAAGTCGCTGGCCGACATGATCAAGGGCAAGTCCGGCCGGTTCCGCCAGAACTTGCTGGGCAAGCGCGTCGACTACTCTGGTCGTTCCGTGATTACCGTGGGCCCAACGCTCAAGCTGCACCAGTGCGGTCTGCCCAAGCTGATGGCGCTGGAGCTGTTCAAGCCTTTCATCTTCTCGCGCCTCGAAGCCATGGGCATCGCGACGACGATCAAGGCCGCCAAGAAGGAGGTCGAATCCGGCACCCCCGTGGTGTGGGACATTCTGGAAGAGGTCATCAAGGAACACCCCGTGATGCTGAACCGTGCACCTACGCTGCACCGTTTGGGCATCCAGGCCTTTGAGCCCATCCTGATCGAAGGCAAGGCCATCCAGCTGCACCCCCTCGTCTGCGCGGCCTTCAATGCCGACTTCGACGGTGACCAGATGGCTGTGCACGTCCCGCTGTCGGTGGAAGCACAAATGGAAGCCCGCACGCTGATGCTGGCCTCCAACAACGTGCTTTTTCCCGCTTCGGGCGAGCCTTCCATCGTTCCTTCGCAGGACGTGGTGCTGGGGCTGTACTACGCCACCCGTGACCGCATCAACGGCAAGGGCGAAGGCCTGGTGTTTGCCGACACCGGTGAAGTGCAGCGTGCGCTCGACGCTGGCGAAGTGGAGCTGGCAGCCAAGATCACGGTGCGCATGACCGAGTGGACGAAGACCAAGGAAACCGGCGAATTCGTGCCGTCGACCTCGTTGGTGGAAACCACCGCGGGCCGCGCACTGTTGTCTGAAATCCTTCCCAAGGGCCTGCCGTTCTCCAACATGAACAAGGCGCTCAAGAAGAAGGAAATCTCCAAGCTCATCAACGTGAGCTTCCGCAAGTGCGGCCTGAAGGAAACCGTGGTGTTTGCCGACAAGCTGCTGCAAAACGGGTTCCGCCTGGCTACGCGCGCCGGTATCTCCATTGCCATCGACGACATGCTGGTGCCTCCGCAAAAGGCCGGCATCATTGAGCGCTCCGAGAAGGAAGTCAAAGAGATCGAGCAGCAATACGTGTCCGGTCTGGTCACCGCTGGCGAGCGCTACAACAAGGTGGTGGATATCTGGGGCAAGGCCGGCGACGAAGTGTCCAAGGTGATGATGGCCCAGCTGTCCAAGCAGAAGGTCATGGACCGCCACGGCAACGAAGTGGACCAGGAGTCGTTCAACTCCATCTACATGATGGCCGACTCCGGTGCCCGCGGCTCTGCCGCCCAGATCCGCCAGGTGGCTGGTATGCGGGGTCTGATGGCCAAGCCAGACGGCTCGATCATCGAGACGCCCATTACCGCGAACTTCCGCGAAGGTCTGAACGTGCTGGAGTACTTCATCTCCACCCACGGTGCCCGTAAGGGTCTGGCCGACACGGCGCTGAAGACGGCTAACTCGGGTTATCTGACCCGCCGCTTGGTGGACGTGACGCAGGATCTGGTCGTGACCGAAGAGGATTGCGGCACTGGCAATGGTTCGCTGATGCGCGCCATCGTCGAAGGCGGTGAAGTGATCGAATCGCTGCGCGAGCGTATCCTGGGCCGCACGGCGGCAGAAGACGTGCTGCACCCCGAGAACCGCTCGGTGCTGGTCCAGGCGGGCGTCATGCTCGACGAAGACCTCATCGAAGAGCTCGAAGCGGCCGGCGTGGACGAAGTGAAGGTGCGTACGGCCCTGACCTGCGAAACCCGCTACGGCCTGTGCGCCAAGTGCTATGGCCGCGACTTGGGCCGTGGCGGCCTGATCAACCTCGGCGAAGCCGTGGGTGTGATTGCTGCCCAGTCCATCGGTGAACCCGGCACGCAGCTGACCATGCGCACGTTCCACATCGGTGGTGCCGCATCGCGCGCTGCCATCGCATCGAGCGTGGAAGCCAAGTCCAACGGCGTGATCGGCTTCAACGCCACGATGCGCTACGTGAGCAACACCAAGGGTGAGCTGGTGGTGATTGCGCGTTCGGGTGAAATCATCATCCACGACGAGCATGGCCGCGAGCGTGAGCGCCACAAGGTGCCTTACGGCGCCACGCTGACGGTGAAGGCCGACCAGCAAATCAAGGCCGGTACGATCCTGGCCAACTGGGATCCGCTGACGCGACCCATCATCACCGAGTTCGCCGGTCAGACCAAGTTCGAGAACGTCGAAGAAGGTCTGACGGTGGCCAAGCAGGTCGATGAAGTGACCGGTCTGTCCACCCTGGTGGTGATCGATCCGAAGCGCCGTGGTGCCGCCAAGGTCGTGCGTCCGCAGGTGAAGCTGATCGATGCGCAAGGCAACGAAGTGAAGATCCCTGGCACCGACCACTCGGTGACCATCGGCTTCCAGGTCGGCGCGCTGATCCAGGTGCGTGATGGCCAGGACGTGGGCCCCGGCGAAGTGCTGGCGCGTATTCCTGTCGAAGGCCAGAAGACCCGCGACATTACCGGCGGTTTGCCGCGTGTGGCCGAGCTGTTCGAAGCCCGTACGCCCAAGGACAAGGGCACGCTGGCCGAGATGACCGGTACCGTGTCGTTCGGCAAGGAAACCAAGGGCAAGGTCCGCCTGCAGATCACCGATCCCGAAGGCCATGTGTTCGAAGAACTCGTGCCCAAGGAAAAGAACATCCTGGTGCACGAAGGCCAGGTGGTGAACAAGGGTGAATCGATTGTGGACGGCCCGGCCGACCCGCAAGACATCCTGCGCCTGCTGGGCATCGAAGAACTGTCGCGCTACATCGTCGACGAGGTGCAGGACGTGTACCGCTTGCAGGGTGTGAAGATCAACGACAAGCACATCGAGGTGATCGTTCGCCAGATGCTGCGCCGCGTGGTGGTCGAGAACATCGGCGAGTCCAGCTACATCGGTGGCGAGCAGGTCGAGCGCTCCGAGATCCTCAACACCAACGATGCACTGCAGGCCGCTGGCAAGATCCCTGCGACCTACAGCAATCTGCTCTTGGGTATCACGAAGGCATCGCTGTCCACCGACTCGTTCATCTCGGCCGCTTCCTTCCAGGAAACCACCCGCGTGCTCACCGAGGCGGCCATCATGGGCAAGCGCGACGAGTTGCGTGGCCTGAAGGAAAACGTGATCGTGGGGCGTCTGATTCCTGCCGGCACCGGCATGGCGTACCACCAGGCACGCAAAGCCAAGGACGCCATGGACGACGCCGAACGCCGTGCCATTGCCGAAGCGGAAGCTGCTGAAATGGAAGCGTCCGCAGAAGCTTCCGTGACGGAAGGCGCTGCACCCGACGCAGCGGCCGATTAA
- the rsmB gene encoding 16S rRNA (cytosine(967)-C(5))-methyltransferase RsmB, translated as MAAERSADSHKTAGIALWQQLAGVAAALQAIRAGQSGTAALAAVDAGLRPGVQSLLFQVLRMLGRAEALRRKLASRTPPPAADALLCTALALSWQPEGAPYEPFTLVNQAVEAAKRSVAMRAQASFINACLRRFLRERDALVAATDADPVARWNHPLWWVKKLQKDHPAHWEQILQANNAHAPMVLRVNALKGTVALYQQALAAMNIDSTVVGESGLMLQQPVPVTELPGFSQGLVSVQDAAAQQAAPLLLQGLDLTKPLRVLDACAAPGGKTAHLLEYAGASSAMQVTALEVDPVRSARIHETLERLGLHAHVLVADAGRPQDWWQQACAGDLFDAILLDAPCTASGIVRRHPDVRWLRRESDIAQLATQQARLLAALWPLVRPGGRLLYCTCSVFRAEGDAQIETFLANNTDARLLPSPGHLIPADVNNADAVPDNAPGEHDGFFYALLHKAPG; from the coding sequence ATGGCGGCAGAGCGCAGCGCGGATTCGCACAAGACAGCCGGGATTGCGCTGTGGCAGCAGCTCGCGGGCGTTGCTGCGGCGTTGCAGGCCATTCGCGCCGGGCAGTCGGGTACGGCGGCGCTGGCCGCCGTGGATGCTGGCTTGCGGCCGGGGGTGCAGTCCTTGCTGTTCCAGGTGTTGCGCATGCTGGGCCGCGCCGAGGCGCTGCGGCGCAAGCTGGCGTCGCGCACGCCACCGCCCGCTGCGGATGCACTGTTGTGCACGGCACTGGCGCTGTCGTGGCAGCCAGAAGGGGCGCCTTACGAGCCTTTCACCCTGGTCAACCAGGCCGTGGAGGCGGCCAAGCGCAGCGTTGCCATGCGTGCGCAGGCGTCGTTCATCAATGCCTGCCTGCGTCGTTTTCTGCGAGAGCGCGATGCCCTCGTTGCGGCGACGGATGCCGACCCCGTGGCGCGCTGGAACCACCCGCTGTGGTGGGTGAAAAAGCTGCAAAAAGACCACCCTGCGCACTGGGAGCAGATCCTGCAGGCCAACAATGCCCATGCACCCATGGTTTTACGGGTTAACGCATTAAAAGGCACGGTAGCCCTATACCAGCAAGCGCTAGCCGCTATGAATATTGATTCGACTGTGGTGGGTGAAAGCGGCTTGATGTTGCAGCAACCCGTGCCGGTCACGGAGCTGCCGGGATTTTCCCAGGGGCTGGTTTCGGTGCAGGACGCGGCTGCGCAACAGGCCGCCCCGCTGTTGCTGCAGGGGCTAGACCTCACGAAGCCGCTGCGGGTGCTGGATGCCTGCGCGGCGCCGGGTGGCAAGACCGCCCATCTGCTGGAATACGCGGGCGCCTCCAGCGCCATGCAGGTGACCGCCCTGGAGGTCGACCCGGTGCGCAGCGCGCGCATTCACGAAACCCTGGAGCGCCTCGGTTTGCACGCCCACGTGCTGGTGGCCGATGCAGGCCGGCCGCAGGACTGGTGGCAGCAGGCCTGCGCCGGCGACCTGTTCGATGCGATCTTGCTCGATGCCCCCTGCACCGCATCAGGCATCGTCCGCCGCCATCCGGATGTGCGCTGGTTGCGCCGCGAAAGCGATATTGCCCAGTTGGCCACCCAGCAGGCGCGCCTGCTGGCGGCCTTGTGGCCGCTGGTGCGACCGGGCGGCCGGCTGCTGTACTGCACCTGTTCGGTATTCCGCGCCGAGGGTGACGCGCAGATTGAAACGTTTCTTGCAAACAACACCGATGCCCGGTTGCTGCCATCGCCAGGGCATTTAATTCCCGCCGATGTGAACAACGCAGACGCTGTCCCGGACAATGCACCGGGTGAGCATGACGGATTTTTTTACGCACTGTTGCATAAAGCACCCGGGTGA